GAAGACTTCCGGGATGTCCTTGACGACATCCCACGGCAGGTATGACGTGGCCTCCTCGGTGGGTACCCCGTCGCGGAAGTACCGGCGCTTGCGGGCCAGTACCTGGGTGCCGGCTGGAAGACCCAGACGATCGGCGATCTCGGGAGGTGCTGCTGTGGGGCCCACGAACAGCACGGTCACGGACGGGATGCCGCCGGAGATCTCCGCCTCCGCGAGGTACGCGGCCTTGCCGGCTTCGCGATGGGTGCGGCGGAATCGGTCCGTGGACTTCCGCTGTACTGGTGGGCGGGAACGGACGAACGAGCCTCGACCGTGGTGCGTCTCGACGAGCTGAGCCGTTCGGAGTTCGGCGACAGCCTTGCGAACTGTGCCGGATGCGACCCCGTACCGCTGCATGAGCTCGGCCTCGCTCGGCACGACCGCACCGGGAGGGAGAGCGCCCGACTTGATCTGCGCGGCAGGTCAGCCGCGATCTGCAGGTACTTCGCTGTGGCCGACGAGGCCACCTCGCCGTTCGCCATAGTCCTTCAGGGCTCCTATCCTCCTGCACATGAGTAACAGCGCCGGGAAGATCCAGTCAACGCCGCTCCACTCGGTGTCCGTCGCGGGGGTGGTGGTGCGCGAGGACGGCCGGGTGCTGGTGATTCGTCGGGCTGACAACGGAGCTTGGGAACCGCCGGGCGGGGTCCTGGAGCTGGCGGAGTCCGTTGAGGACGGCGTGCGTCGCGAGGTCTACGAGGAGACCGGGGTCAAGGTCGGCGTCGAGCGGCTGACCGGCGTCTACAAGAACATGAGCCGGGGATCGTCGCCCTCGTCTTCCGCTGCCGACCGGAGAGCGAGGCGATGCGGCTCTCGGAAGAGTCGGTCGAGGTCGGTTGGCTCACACCGGCCGAGGTGTCCGAACGTATGGCCGAGGTCTATGCCGTGCGCGTCCTGGACGCGCTTCGGGGCGACAGCGCACCAAGTGTCCGGACCCATGACGGTCGACACCTGCTGTGACAAGGCGAAGGCCCCCATCGTGTGATGGGGGCCTTCGATGTCGCTCAGGCGATGGCGGTCTCGGGGTCGGGGCTCGGGCGTCGATGACAGCCGCTCCCGTTGGCCAGGTGGACCGTGGTGCTCCGGGCGGCCTGGACGGTGGCCGGGGCCGCCAGGAACGATGCGCCGCACCGGCCGACAAACGATGGACGACGCGGCCGGGCCGCGTCGTCCATCGTTGGTTGACTGCCGTGGGGTGGCGGGGCCGGCACCCGGCCGGATGCCCGCCGACTCCCCGGGACACCGGCTGCTGCGACCACGGACGGTGACGTCCCGGGGCGCGGTGCGCAGCCGGGTGCGGCCGTCGGCGAAGGTCCGCCGGCGGCCGCGGGTCGGCCGCTCAGCCGCTCAGCACTGGGGCGGCGGCCGTGGTTGGCCCCGCGCCTGGCCCGGGCCTTCTTCTTGCGGCGGCGCTTCGACGACATGGCCACTCCTCTCGCAACCGGGGCACCCCCGGTCTTCCACCGTTCCACACCGGCCCGGCCCGGCCCGTCGAGCGCCCGGGGCCGGTAGGGCCGCTCAGGTGCGGGCGGCCAGGGCGGCGCGCCAGGCGGGGCTGTCGACGTAGTGGTTGTCGAAGCGCTCGCCGGAGGCGGCGATCGCCCCGGGTTCGGTCTCGCCGCGCATGACGCTGCCGAGCAGGCGCAGGTAGTCGAAGCGGTCCATGCCGGGGGTGAACACGAACAGCACGTCGGCCTCGGCGCCCGGCGCGGCGGCGAAGGCGTGCGGGGTGTGCGGGGCACGGCGAGGAAGTCGCCCGCGCCCAGGACGGTGGTCTCCTCGCCGACCAGCACCTCCAGCGAGCCGCTGATCACGAAGAACAGCTCCCAGGCCCGGGTGTGGAAGTGCGAGGGGGCGCCGGCGGCGCCGCGGGCGAACGTGGAGCGGTAGACGGTGAAGCCGCCCTGGCCGGGGTCCGTCTCGGCGAGCAGGGTCATGGTGGAGCTGGGGTCGGCGCAGGTCTCGGCCTCGGCGCAGCGGGTCAGGACCGGGGCGGCGGCGCAGGCCTGGGCGGAGGTGGCGGGAGCGGGGGCCTGGGCGGGGGCGGCGGGAGCGGGGTTCTTCGTCGTCGTCATGTGATCAACCTACGGCCGGAAAGGCCCATGATCAGGTGGCAATCGTGACCGTTTCCATGGGTCAATTCCCCCCAGTGCCCCGACGCCCCCGCTCCTCGCGCCTCAGCTCTCCCGCCCCCGCTCCCCCGCTCCCCTGTGTCCCCGCTCCCCGTCCGGCGCCTCAGTCGGGCAGGTTCCCGTTGCCGCCCATGTTGGCCACCATGCGGCGCAGCACGTTGATGGTGGTGACGAAGTCGTCGGGGTCGATGCCTTCGTGGGCGCGTTCGTGGATGCGCAGGTTGCGGTCGCGGGCGCGCAGGCGTGCGGCTTCGCCGGCCTCGGTCAGGGTGAAGGCGCCGTCGGCGTCCTCGGTGAGCCAGCCGCGGGCGATCAGGTCGTCGTAGACGGTGTCGAAGGCGGTGTCCTGGTCGTCGTAGGGGGTGAGGCGCTGGGTGAGGGCCGTGCGGGTCCAGCCGCCGGGGCGGCCGGCCGCGTGGTTGAGCGTCCACCAGTGCGGCTGGGTCAGGCCTTCCACGGCGAGTTGCTCGCGCAGGGCGCCCACCACGCGGCGGTAGGTCTGCCCGCTCCAGGCGCCGATGGGCTGGGCGGCGATGACCTCCGGCGCGTACGTGTTGATCGTCGTCATGTCCTGTTCTCCTTCTGCCGGTCCGGTCCGGCCGCTGATCGCCTGGATGCGATCGACCGTAGGATCTCAAGCCGCCTTGAGGTCAAGGCCGCTCACGCCGGTCGGGCCGGCGCCGGACCCCGGTCCCGCCCGTCCGTTCAGACGCCCAGTGCGTTCCTGAGGTCCATCGCCCACATGCCTTCGCTGGTCTGCGGGACCGTCCGTCCCTCCTTGAGCATGGCCCGGCGAAGAGCGCTGTCCAGCTCCGAACTCCCGTGCTCCACACAGGCCTTGTGAAGCCTGACGAGGTGCTCGACGGGCGCGAAGGAGGCCACCGCCGTCAGCAGGGCCGAGCGCGCCTTTGCCTCCCCGCTCTCCCGGGAGAGGAAGTGGAAGAGGTCGACGGGCTTGCGCAGCCGGGCAAGCGCACGCTCGACGCTGGTGCTGTCGTACACCCGGCGCATCGCCTCGAACTCCTCGACGAGACGCATGACGTCCCGGACGGCGTAGCCCAGCACGGTCTGTTCGATGAGTCGTTCGGCTGCTTCGTCCTCGTCGGCGTCGCGCAGGTGGACGACCGCCGCGCAGATCCCCGCCAGGCCCCCCGGGCCGCCGCCCTCCCACACGGCCAGTTCGACATCCGTGGCGCACGAGAGCTGGTCGAGGGTTTCGACGGCCCGCTCCCGCAGCCTGAGCGCGGCCCTGGCCTGCCGGATCTGCTCTTCGAGCCGGGCTATGCGCTCAAGCGCGGCGTCCCGTTCCTCGGTCAGCATGCGGGCCTCCTCACGGCCGCGGGAGACCAGGTCCTCCAGGGCCTGCTCCGCGTCCTGGCGCCGGACGCGCTCGTCCTGGAGTTCCTGCTTGAGGTCGGCCAACTCCTGGACGGCCCGGGCGCGGTGGCGGTAGAGGTCCTCGCGGGCGGTGGCGAGCTCGAACTCGCGGGCCTGCAGCGGGCTCCGCTCGCACGCCGCCGCGTACATCAGCGCCCGGGTCTGCGCGACCTCCTGCGGCGAGACCTCCCCGCCCTCGCACGCGGCCGCCAGCCGGTGCAGCCGTTGCGCGATCTCGCGGCGGGGCACCTCCCGGCCGTTGAGGAACTTCGACAGCCGGGTCCGGTCGACGCGGATCCCGTCCCGCTCAGCCGCTCGGCCAACTCCTGCGAGGACAGGCCGATCCGCTCCCGCAGCTCCCGCAGGCGCTCCGCGCAGCGCCGCTCCGGCTCCGACAGCCGTTCGTCCAGCGGGGCCAGCCCCCGCCGTACGGGCATCTGCTCCCGCGTCACGCACGCCCTCCTCGGTGTTGCACGGCCGGCATGGTGCGTCCGTTCGCCGCAAGTCGAGGTTGCGGCCTGCCGCAACTGCCGTGCAGGCCATTGTGCTGGGGGACGTACCGAGTTGTCCCGATCCCCGGAGATCCACGTGAGCCGACAGCAGCGTTCCGCCCGCCCGTTCCTGGAGTTGCGTGTGGGCGGGCTGCGCCTGACCCTGCAGTCCCGGCCCCGCCGCCTGCTCCTGCTGCTGGGCCCCGCGCTCAGCACCCTGGCCGGCGTCCTCGCCCTGCGCCGGTAGGAGCGGCCCCCGCCCGCTCCCCCTGCGGCCTCTCCCGGCAGGGCGGCCCCGCCCGCTCCCCCTGCGGCCTCTCCCGGCAGGGCTGTGAACGCCTCCACCGCCGGCGCCGCACGCCGGCCCTTCCTCGTCGCCGTGTGGACGTGGCGGACAGGGGTGCCGCCGGGGCGCAGGGGGGTGAGGGCAATGTCGGGGCGGGCGGCGCGGGCGGCACGGGCGGCACGGGCGGCGCGGGCGGCGCGGGCGGCGAGGAAGGGGATCAGGGTGAGGCCCAACCCGGCGGCGACCAGGCCGAGTTCGGCGCTCCAGGCGGCGGCCGTGTCCTCGATGCGGGGCTGGAAGCCGCTGCGCAGGCAGGCCGCGAGGAGGGTGGCCTCGGCCTGGCGGTGGGCCGGCGGCAGGAAGGCCGGCACCGGGTCCTGCGGCAGCGGGTGCAGGGCGAACTTCTCGCTGTCGTAGGCGGCTTGCGCGTAGCAGGCGACGACCGCGAGGTCGATCGCGCCGTCGTCGAGCAGGTCCAGCAGGTGGGCCGAGAGGCCTTCGGTGAGGCTGATCGCGACCTGCGGGTGTGCGGTGCGGAAGGCGGCGGGGACGAGGGCGGCGTTGGCGCTGTCGAAGGCGCCCACCCGCAGGCACCCGGCGGTGAGTTCGGTGAGCGCGGCCAGGTCGCTGCGGGTGGCGCCGAGGCGTTCCGGCATCGCCTCGGCGTGCGGAAGCAGGGTGCGGCCGTGTCCGGTCAGGCGCACTGCGCGGGCCAGGCAGTCGAACAGCGCGGTACCCGACTCGCCTTCCCGGGTGGCGACCTGCCGGGAGATCGCGGACCGGGGGAACCGCTCCCCCGGCCGCGCCGACGGCCTCACCCGGGCCGCCCTCACCGTCACCCCCACCACCGGGGCCGCTCCCGGGGCCGCTCCCGGGGCCGCTCTCGGGGCCGCTCTCGGGGCCGGGGGCGTCACCGAGGCCGCCACGCCCGGCGGTTCGCCCCGGAGCCGGCGCCGGGCACCCGTGGATCGACATGTCCTCGATCGGCCCGCGGGCCGTCGCCGGGCTGCGGGCACAACGTCCGTACGGCGTCGCCCTGGTGGATGCGCCGGTGATCGGCAGTGCGGGACCGGCGGCCACCGGCGACCTGATGGTCCCCGCGGGCGGCAAGGACGCCGACCCGGACCGCGCGCAGCCCGTCCTGGAGCAGCGGGGCAGGGTGCGGCGCTGCGGCGCTGCGGCGGACAGGGTGCGGCGCTGCGGCGGGCCGGGGGCGGGGGCGGCGTGGAAGCTGGTGGTGGTGATCGGCGCGATCGTCGCCTCGGTGACGGTGGCCGGTGAAGTGCTGGCGATGGCCGGGGAGTTGGGCGCTTTGCAGGAGCCGGCCCGCGAGGTGCGGCCGGCGGATGCGCCGATCGCCGAGCAGGACCTGCCGGCGGTGGCGGGCTGCCTGCCCGGGAACCGGTAACTGCCCTGCCTGCCCGCACCGTTGGCAGCCGGACCGGTCGTCAACGCGGGCGCGGCGGACCCACCCGATCGTGGCCCGGGTTCGCGGCGGGCCGCGGGCGGGACGTAGCGTCGTCGCGGCAGGCGGTTCGCGGCCCCGGGGAGGAGTGGCGCGGGTGCGGGGTGCGGGGTGGTCGGGTGCGGGCTGCGCTGGCGGTGGTGCTGGCGGTGGTGGCGGCGGGCTGCGGGGGCTCCCCCGGCGGGACGGGCAGGCGCAGCCGGCGGACGGCCGGCCGCTGGCGCTGGTGTACCGGGGGCCGGCAGCCTGCGAGGGCTGTCCGGAGGCGGCGCGCACGATGCTGGAGCACGGCGGGTTCGCGGTGCGCTACGTGGGGCCGCGGGAGCGGCTGCGGTTCGGCCCGTCCGCGCTGGCGGGCGTGGCGCTGTACGTGCAGCCCGGTGGCAGCAACGGGCAGGAGGTGAGCACCGCGTGGGAGCTGCTGGGGCGCGAGAGCGGCTTCTCCCCGGAGCTGGTGCGGGCCTATGTGCGCGGCGGCGGGCGGTACCTGGGCTGTGCATGGGCGGTTACCTGGCCGGCGACCCGGGCTTCGACCTGCTGCCGGGCGACTCCGGGCAGTACGCGCGCTCGCCGGGCGCGAGCGTGAGCGACGAGCGGGACCGGCTGGTCGACGTGCTGTGGCGCGGGCGCCCGCAGCGGATGTACTTCCAGGACGGGCCGTACTTCGACGTCGACGGCCCCGGCACCCAGGTCCTCGCCCGCTACCCGGGCGGGCGCCCGGCCGTGGTCGTCGCCCCGTACGGTGCCGGGCGGGTGGCGGTCAGCGGCCCGCACCCGGAGGCCCCGGGCGACTGGTACCGCGACTACGGCCTGCCCGACGAGTCCGAGGCCGGCCTCGCCCTGGGCGAGGACCTGCTGCGCACCCTGACGGGCGACACCGCGCCCGGCGCGGCGCCGGCCCCCTCCCCCTGAGCCCGCACGGCCGCACGGCCGGACGGCCGGAACGGGCGTGCCGCAACGGGCGGGCCGGAACGGGCGTGCGGAACGGGCGTGCCGCACCGGGCGGGCGCCGGCGACCCGGCCGCCGGGGGCGTTGTCCGTCAGGAACCAGCCGTCGAGGTCGCGGGCGAGCGCGGGGTCGTGGACGGTGGACCGGTCGTGGCAGCCGCCGAACGGGCGGCAGTGGCCCTGTTCGGGGCCGAACGCCGGGGCGGCGCACGGCGCAGTGCAGCCCGTCGGCGCCGACGGCCGGGGCGAAGCGGCGGGCGGGGGTTCTCGCATCGGGAGGTCCGGGCCTGAGGCACCCGGGCTTGCACCTGACGCGACGTGAGGAGGGATGCTCGTGCCATGCCCACCGAACAGACCTGGAAGGTCGGCCCGCTCGCCGAGGCCTGCGGCCTGACCGTACGCACCCTGCACCACTGGGACCGGATCGGCCTGCTCAGCCCCTCCCGGCGCACCGCCTCCGGCCACCGCGCCTACACCGAACAGGACGTCGTGCGCCTCTACCAGGTCCTCGCCCTGCGCCGCCTGGGCCTGGGCCTGGAGACCATCGCCACCTGCCTCGACGCCGGCATCGACCCCGTGCGGCTGGTGGGCGAGCACCTGGCCGCCACCGAGGCCTCCCTCACCGCCCTGCAGGCCCTGCACGAACGCCTCGCCCACCTGCACGGCGAACTCACCGCCTCACGCACCCCCGACACCGCCGACCTGCTGCGCCTGGTCCGGGCCACCGGCGCCACCGGATCCACCGGCCCCGCAGCCCAGGAGGCCCTGCGCCGCCACCTCGACGACGACCAGCTGCACGCCCTCGCCGACCACGCCGCCGCCCTCGGCCCCGCCGCCCACTACCTGCTGGAGGTCGAATGGCCCCAGCTCTACCGGCGCGCCGAAGCCCTGCGCACCGCCGGCACCGCCCCCACCGACCCCCGGGTGCGGCGCATCGCCGAACGCCTCGACGAACTCGCCCGCCTCTTCAGCGGCGGCGACACCACCCTGTCGAGCGCCGTGCGCACCGCCTGGCGCGAGGACCCCGCCGCGATGTCCGGCGACCCCCATGCCCCCGCCGACGCCTGGGCCGCGCTGCGCACCTTCCTCGACCGGGCCCGCCAGGCCTCATGACCGCCACCGGCCCGCACACCGGCCCGCCCGAAGACCCGCCCGCCGCGATGCCCGCAGGAGCACCGATGATGCTCCGTCACCCGCACCCGCACCCGGGCGCAGGCCTGGCCACCGTCTGGCCCGTCCTCGCCCCGGCGATCCTGGCCGCGGGGCCGGGCTCCTGCCGTGGTCGGTGCTTGCCGCCCTCACGGTGGCCCAGGTCCTGCTGGCCTGCCTGCGCACCCACCGGCCGGGCCCCTGACCACTGATCGCCCGCCGGCTGCCCCGGCCCGGCCCCACGGGGGTGGACCGGACCGGGGCGGTGGGCGGTCAGGCCGTGCGGGGCTGGTTGAAGCGCAGCATGTTGCCCGCCGGGTCGCGGAAGGCGCAGTCGCGCACGCCGTAGGGCTGGTCCATGGGTTCCTGGAGGACTTCGGCGCCGGCCGCGCGCAGGCGTTCGAAGGTGGCGTCGCAGTCGTCGGTACGGAAGATGACGCCGCGCAGCAGGCCCTTGGCGAGGAGTTCGGCGGCGGCCCGGCGGTCGTCCTCGGAGGCGTTGGGGTCGGCCAGCGGCGGCTCCAGCACGATCTCGACACCGGGCTGGTCGGGCGAGCCGACGGTGACCCAGCGCATGCCCTCGAAGCCGACGTCGTTGCGCACCTCGAAGCCGAGGACGTCGCGGTAGAAGGCGAGGGCCCGGTCGTGGTCGTCGACGGCGATGAAGCACTGCGCGAGTTCGATGCTCATGGGGCTCACGCTACGGGAGGGATCCCGCCGCTGGCTTGCGGGCGGCGCACCGGGCGGGTGCGGATCTTGGCGATGCAGGCGGGGATCGCGGCGCCGTCCTCGTGGTCGCGGGCCCGGTAGGCGCTGGGGCTCTCGCCGACGAGTTCGGCGAAGCGGGTGCTGAAGGAGCCCAGCGAGGTGCAGCCGACCGCCAGGCAGACCTCGGTGACGCTCAGGTCCCCGCGCCGCAGCAGCGCCTTGGCCCGCTCGATCCGGCGGGTCATCAGGTAGCTGTACGGGGTCTCGCCGTAGGCGGCGCGGAAGCTGCGGGAGAAGTGGCCGGGCGACATCAGCGCGGTGCGGGCGAGTGCCGGCACGTCGAGGGGCTGCGCGTAGTCGCGGTCCATCCGGTCGCGGGCCCGGCGCAGCCGCACGAGGTCGGCGACGGGCACCCGAACCGGGCGGGGCTCGGAGGTGGGGCGGGGCTCGGAGGCCAGGCGGGGCTCGGAGGCCGGGCGGGGCCCGGAGGCCGGGCGGGGCTCGGAGGCCGGGCGGGGCCCGGAGGCCGGGCGGGGCCCGGAGGCCGGGCGGGGCCCGGAGGCCGGGCGGGGCCCGGAGGTGGGGCGGGGCTCGGAGGCCGGGCGGGGCTCGGGGGTGGACACGCCTGCCACCGTACCCACCGGCGGTGACAGACGGGCCTCCCCGTCCGGCGCGGCCCGCCTGCGCCCGCCCCACCGCGCCGACCACCCCGGGGGACGGCCCGGGGGACGGCCCGGCCGGCCGGGCGCAGGGGACAGCAGGGCACCGGGCGTCCTGGCCCTGCGCAGCCCGGTGGCAACCCGCCCGCGGCCGACCGGCACCGACCGGCACCGCCCGGCCCCCGCCCGGCCCCCGGCTGCGGGCCCGACCTGGGACGATCTAGGGTGCTGGCATGATCCCCACACCGATATCCGTCTCCACGGCGGCTTCCGATCCCGATCCGATATCCGACCCCGGCGAGGCGCTGCGGGTGCTGCTGGAGGGCAATGCCCGGTTCGTCGCGGGCAACCCTGAGCATCCCAATCAGGACGCCGGGCGCCGGGCCGCGCTCGCGCCGGCGCAGCGGCCGTTCGCGGTGCTGTTCGGCTGTTCGGACTCCCGCCTGGCCGCCGAGATCATCTTCGACCAGGGGCTGGGCGACCTGTTCGTGGTGCGTACCGCCGGGCACGTGACGGGTGCGGAGGCGCTGGGCAGCATCGAGTACGGGGTGAGCGTGCTGGGCTGTGCGCTGGTGGTGGTGCTGGGGCACGACTCCTGTGGTGCGGTGGCGGCGGCGCTGGACTCGCTGGAGCAGGGGCGGATGCCGGGCGGCTTCGTGCGGGACGTGGTGGAGCGGGTGACGCCGAGCGTGCTGTCCGCGAAGGCGGCGGGCATCGAGGACCGGGACGCGATCGTGGACGAGCACATCCGTCAGACGGTGGACCTGCTGGTGGAGCGTTCCCAGGCGCTGGCGGCGAAGGTCGCCCAGGGCACGGTGGCGGTGGTGGGCCTGTCCTACCGGCTGCGTGACGGCCAGGCCCGTCAGGTCGCCGCCCGGGGACCGGTGGGCTGACAGGCCGGCCGGTCCGTCAGCGGCGGAGCGGCGGGTGGCGGGGTGGCGGGCGGCGGGCGGCGGGTGGCGGGTGGCGGGAACTGGATGTCCGATCCCCGCCAGCGCCGCCGGGCGGGCGGGGGCAGAGTCGGTGGCCGACGACAGTCCCCTCCCCCGACCCCCCAAGGACGGCAGTTCCCGTGCACAAGGTGACCGACCTCAAGGTCCTGTACTTCGGCACCCCGGTGGTGCTGATCGGCTCGCGCAACGAGGACGGCAGCGCCAACCTCGCGCCGATGTCCTCGGCGTGGTGGCTGGGGCAGTCCTGCGTGCTGGGGCTGGGCAACAGTTCCCAGACCTCGGCCAACCTGCGGCGCGAGGGCGAGTGCGTGCTGAACCTGCCCTCCTCGGCGCAGGTGGACGCCGTGGACGCACTGGCGCTGCTGACCGCCAACCCGCGCATCGCCGAGTACCGGCTGCGCCAGGGCTACCGCCACGAGCGGGGCAAGTTCGCCGCGGCCGGGCTGACCGAGGTGGCGGGCGAGCTGGTGCGGGCACCGCGGGCGGCCGAGTGCCCGGTGCAGCTGGAGTGCCGGCTGGAGGCGGCGACGCCGATGGCGGGCAACGAGGGCTGTACGGCCTTCGAGGTCACGGTCGTGCGCGCGCACGTCGAGGAGAGCCTGATCGTGCCGGGTACCGGCCACTACGTGGACCCGCTCGGCTGGGACCCGCTGATCATGAAGTTCTGCGAGTTCTTCGGCGGCGGGCGGCGCCTGGCCCCCTCACGGCTGGCCCAGGGCTGGCGGATGCCCGGGCGGATGCCCGCGCCGGCCGGCACCCGGTGACAGCCGGCACCCGGTGACGGCCGGCCACCGGCCGCCTGCGCCCGAAGGGGCGGTCAGGGTGCGACGCTCTGCCCGCAGGAGTCGCACACCCGGGTGGCCGGCAGTTCCAGGAAGCAGTTCGGGCAGATCGCCGGCGGCCGCGGCGCAGCGGCCGCAGCCGAGACGGAGGCGGCGGCGTGCGCGGAGGTGCGGGTGGTGGTGGCGGCCGTCTTGCGCTGCAGTGCGGCGCGCAGGCGCGGGGCGAGGGCGGGGGTGCCGCCGTCGGCGGGCAGGTCGGCGCCGAAGTGCCGGTAGCAGGCCAGGCGGGCGGCGGCGGCGTGCTGTTCGCGGTCCATCTCCTGCGCGAGCGGCGGCTGTCCGGCCACCGCCAGCACCTCCTGGTAGCCGGCGCCGACCTTGCCGTCCGCCGCGTGGACCACCAGGGCCGTCAGCGGCGGGTCGCCGCGCCGGTGGGCTTCGAGGACCACCAGGGACAGGACCTTGCCGATCCAGTGCCGCTGGTTGACCCGGGTACGCACCCCGGAGGCCTCCTGGACCGCCTCGGCCAGGTCCGCGGAAGTGATCACCGCGTGGTAGCGGCGTGCCACCTCCACCAGAGCGGGGTAGGCCGCCCTGGTCCACACGATCTGTGCCTGGGAGGCGCTGACGGCCGCACCGTCCGACACCCGCCAGTAGCTGCGCTGCTGCTCCGTCATCCGCCCGCCCTGTCCGCCTCGTCCCAAGGCCCTGCCCAGAGCGAGGCTACCCGGCACCGGGACCACACGGACGGCCGGGGCCCTGCCGGAGCCCTGGCGGGGGCCTGCCGGGAGGTGCCGGTGGCCTGCCGGTGGCCTGCCGGGAGGTGCGGGGGCTTGACTTCAAGTCCTGTTGAAGTTGTCGAATGGCGGGCGACCGCACCCGTACGGGCACGTCCGCGGTCGATGCCCCCGCCCGTACGGAACCCGGACCCGGGGCCGGGGCCGCCGTCTTTCGATCGTGCCGTCGGCGGCCCCGGCCCCCGGCCTTGTCCGGCACCCCGGGCGCCGAAGGGACGGCCGGCGGTCGCCGGCAAAAGCGCTCGCCCAGGGATGGGCGCGGCGCGGGCATGATCGGCCGGCGGGGTCTTCCAATGCTGCCGGCCGCCGTCGAGCGCGGCGACGACACCACGGTCTTCGACGTACTGGAGGACGCGCGCGGGTTCACCAACGAGGACGGCACCGCGCTGCCGGCGCCCGCCGCGTACGCCGGGCGCCCGGAGGCCGCCCGGGGAGTTCGTCGTGCGCTGGGACGTCGACCCGACCCGCCCCTGGGCCACCGGGAACGGCGCCTACCGGACCCTGGACGCGCCGATGCCCCCCCTGCGCGACCCGCCGGACGCCGACAGCCCGCACCGGCGCGCGCTGCGCATGGCCCGGGCCGGGGCCGGGGCGGTGCGGGCTGTCGGCGTTGTGGGCGGTCATCACCGCTGTGGAGGCAAGGCCCGGCATCCACCACCCGCCGGACGAGCTGATGGCCCGCGCCCTGGTCCACGCCGACCCCGGCCACGACGACTGGCACGAGTCGCTGTGCCGGATCGCCTTCGCGCAGAGCCAGGAGATGTTCGACTGGGCCCACGCGGCCGCCGAAGACGCCCTCGACGACAGCAGCGACGACGGCAGCGACGGCAGCGACAGCGACGGCAGCGGCAGCGACAGCGGCAGCGACAGCAGCGACAGCGACAGCGACAGCGACAGCGACAGCGACAGCAGCGGCAACGACGACAAGCGGCAGCAGCGGCAACGGCAACGGCAACGGCAACGACGACGACGGCGACGGCGACAAGCGGCAGCAGCGGCAGCGGCGACGGCGACGGCGGCGGCGGGGCGCTGGGCCGTAGGCGCTTCGCGCTCGACGCGATCGACTTCCTGGGGTACGGCTTCAACCCCGAGGTCGAGGGCGAACCGCCGTACGCCCGGGAGGCAGAGCGTTCCTGCGCCCGCTGCTGGCACCGAACGCGACCCGTACGCCCTGCGAGCCGCCGTCGTCTCCGCCTTCACCGGCTACCGGGATCGTCGGCAGTGTTCCGCCGTTCACGGCGGTGGTGAAGCCGACTTTCCCGCGTCAGCGGGTCAGAAAGAGCCGATTCGCCGTCACGGCGCAACGGCGTCAGGTACGGCCGACGGGTCAGGTACCGCCGGACGGGCGGGAACGCAACCCTCGGGTTCGAAAGGCCTGTGG
The genomic region above belongs to Streptomyces sp. 1331.2 and contains:
- a CDS encoding MarR family winged helix-turn-helix transcriptional regulator; the protein is MTTINTYAPEVIAAQPIGAWSGQTYRRVVGALREQLAVEGLTQPHWWTLNHAAGRPGGWTRTALTQRLTPYDDQDTAFDTVYDDLIARGWLTEDADGAFTLTEAGEAARLRARDRNLRIHERAHEGIDPDDFVTTINVLRRMVANMGGNGNLPD
- a CDS encoding LysR substrate-binding domain-containing protein; this encodes MRPSARPGERFPRSAISRQVATREGESGTALFDCLARAVRLTGHGRTLLPHAEAMPERLGATRSDLAALTELTAGCLRVGAFDSANAALVPAAFRTAHPQVAISLTEGLSAHLLDLLDDGAIDLAVVACYAQAAYDSEKFALHPLPQDPVPAFLPPAHRQAEATLLAACLRSGFQPRIEDTAAAWSAELGLVAAGLGLTLIPFLAARAARAARAARAARAARPDIALTPLRPGGTPVRHVHTATRKGRRAAPAVEAFTALPGEAAGGAGGAALPGEAAGGAGGGRSYRRRARTPARVLSAGPSSRSRRRGRDCRVRRSPPTRNSRNGRAERCCRLTWISGDRDNSVRPPAQWPARQLRQAATSTCGERTHHAGRATPRRACVTREQMPVRRGLAPLDERLSEPERRCAERLRELRERIGLSSQELAERLSGTGSASTGPGCRSSSTAGRCPAARSRNGCTGWRPRARAGRSRRRRSRRPGR
- a CDS encoding NAD(P)-binding domain-containing protein, with translation MRGPGSRTARYPTRLPGWRPAGRSRTGGTAPPAAPTASPGPPSPSPPPPGPLPGPLPGPLSGPLSGPGASPRPPRPAVRPGAGAGHPWIDMSSIGPRAVAGLRAQRPYGVALVDAPVIGSAGPAATGDLMVPAGGKDADPDRAQPVLEQRGRVRRCGAAADRVRRCGGPGAGAAWKLVVVIGAIVASVTVAGEVLAMAGELGALQEPAREVRPADAPIAEQDLPAVAGCLPGNR
- a CDS encoding MerR family transcriptional regulator, with the protein product MPTEQTWKVGPLAEACGLTVRTLHHWDRIGLLSPSRRTASGHRAYTEQDVVRLYQVLALRRLGLGLETIATCLDAGIDPVRLVGEHLAATEASLTALQALHERLAHLHGELTASRTPDTADLLRLVRATGATGSTGPAAQEALRRHLDDDQLHALADHAAALGPAAHYLLEVEWPQLYRRAEALRTAGTAPTDPRVRRIAERLDELARLFSGGDTTLSSAVRTAWREDPAAMSGDPHAPADAWAALRTFLDRARQAS
- a CDS encoding VOC family protein yields the protein MSIELAQCFIAVDDHDRALAFYRDVLGFEVRNDVGFEGMRWVTVGSPDQPGVEIVLEPPLADPNASEDDRRAAAELLAKGLLRGVIFRTDDCDATFERLRAAGAEVLQEPMDQPYGVRDCAFRDPAGNMLRFNQPRTA
- a CDS encoding helix-turn-helix transcriptional regulator, with protein sequence MDRDYAQPLDVPALARTALMSPGHFSRSFRAAYGETPYSYLMTRRIERAKALLRRGDLSVTEVCLAVGCTSLGSFSTRFAELVGESPSAYRARDHEDGAAIPACIAKIRTRPVRRPQASGGIPPVA
- a CDS encoding carbonic anhydrase, whose amino-acid sequence is MIPTPISVSTAASDPDPISDPGEALRVLLEGNARFVAGNPEHPNQDAGRRAALAPAQRPFAVLFGCSDSRLAAEIIFDQGLGDLFVVRTAGHVTGAEALGSIEYGVSVLGCALVVVLGHDSCGAVAAALDSLEQGRMPGGFVRDVVERVTPSVLSAKAAGIEDRDAIVDEHIRQTVDLLVERSQALAAKVAQGTVAVVGLSYRLRDGQARQVAARGPVG
- a CDS encoding flavin reductase family protein, which encodes MHKVTDLKVLYFGTPVVLIGSRNEDGSANLAPMSSAWWLGQSCVLGLGNSSQTSANLRREGECVLNLPSSAQVDAVDALALLTANPRIAEYRLRQGYRHERGKFAAAGLTEVAGELVRAPRAAECPVQLECRLEAATPMAGNEGCTAFEVTVVRAHVEESLIVPGTGHYVDPLGWDPLIMKFCEFFGGGRRLAPSRLAQGWRMPGRMPAPAGTR